A genomic stretch from Arachis stenosperma cultivar V10309 chromosome 3, arast.V10309.gnm1.PFL2, whole genome shotgun sequence includes:
- the LOC130966378 gene encoding uncharacterized protein LOC130966378, with protein sequence MRNANLPIFFSLQPHHAPFLPKTIHPQNKERNVQTERERREIRIGEEGGAAPPPLCVTPGRVLLAVVPSTHAEEEERNRGEWRRVCCELAAEESRRRHRCPHHDLSPSLEPAAFIAIHPCRRHRRWSALEPPSSRTRGRGVSPFCGAVSSPLSPLPETDAKREWESRSQLHPVAAVAPLTAAVPPSPNHRAAVAVAGKVVGACRGYCSDSEAIHPCYYSSLSLVLPLPLNSVSCRSSLPLGTNIELLRKPPLEPLLF encoded by the exons ATGAGAAACGCTAACCTACCCATTTTCTTTTCCCTTCAGCCGCACCATGCCCCCTTTCTTCCTAAAACAATACACCcacaaaacaaagaaagaaacgTACAAACAGAGAGGGAAAGGAGAGAGATCAGAATCGGAGAAGAGGGAGGAGCTGCGCCGCCACCGCTCTGCGTCACACCCGGCCGTGTTTTGCTCGCCGTCGTGCCATCCACCCACGCCGAGGAGGAAGAGAGAAACAGAGGAGAGTGGCGTCGCGTCTGCTGCGAGCTCGCCGCGGAGGAAAGCCGCCGTCGCCATCGTTGTCCTCATCATGACCTGTCACCATCGCTGGAGCCAGCCGCCTTCATCGCCATTCATCCTTGTCGTCGCCATCGCCGCTGGTCTGCATTGGAGCCGCCGTCGAGTAGAACGCGAGGAAGAGGAGTGTCGCCGTTTTGTGGAGCCGTGTCGTCGCCGCTCAGCCCACTGCCGGAGACAGACGCGAAGAGGGAGTGGGAGTCACGAAGCCAGCTGCATCCAGTCGCCGCTGTCGCGCCACTGACCGCCGCCGTTCCGCCGTCGCCGAACCACCGCGCTGCTGTAGCTGTCGCCGGGAAGGTTGTTGGAGCTTGCCGAGGATACTGTTCTGATTCTGAAGCAATTCATCCATGTTACTACTCATCTTTATCCCTTGTTCTGCCTCTGCCTCTGAATTCTGTGAGTTGCCGGAGCTCTCTGCCACTCGGAACCAACATTGAGCTGCTCAGGAAACCACCCTTAGAACCACTACTGTTTTG A
- the LOC130966240 gene encoding uncharacterized protein LOC130966240: MATNHDQHHHLLLLILLFLLQTPLNASSSPSPSPSPFPSPTVTTPPFSCPLSPVTSVSSSLPPATSLAPVSPETSPPPKSPPPPPPPPPPPPPALPPQLNNVIDALIGAGDFSIWVNILSMSNPALLPISATLFIPQDATLNRNGNGNGNGVPLMVDPFLFPYHVVPQRLTFSDLLLFRRAARLPTLLPGKSISVTDDSAVNFSLDGIPITHPDIYKTPSIAVHGVAGVLDYSVYGDGIPPPPPPPPPAPYSPPPHTSVMQPFMPMEETIGMMGGKSGSCGSPRASLWCTLVHVAILALVIQELVFVLH; encoded by the coding sequence ATGGCAACCAATCACGATCAACACCACCATCTCCTCCTCCTCattctcctcttcctcctccagACCCCACTGAACGCATCATCATCCCCATCACCCTCACCCTCACCGTTTCCATCACCAACGGTAACAACGCCCCCATTCTCTTGCCCATTATCACCGGTAACTTCCGTATCGTCCTCTCTGCCTCCAGCGACGTCTTTGGCGCCGGTATCACCAGAAACATCACCACCGCCAAAAtccccaccaccaccaccaccaccgccTCCTCCTCCACCACCGGCACTGCCCCCACAGCTGAACAACGTCATAGACGCACTGATCGGAGCCGGTGACTTCAGCATATGGGTGAACATTCTCTCAATGTCAAACCCTGCATTGCTCCCAATCAGCGCCACACTCTTCATTCCGCAAGATGCCACATTGAACCGCAACGGCAACGGCAACGGCAACGGGGTTCCGCTTATGGtagacccttttctttttccctaCCACGTGGTCCCGCAGCGCCTCACCTTCTCTGACCTCCTCCTCTTCCGCCGCGCCGCCCGCCTCCCAACCCTCCTTCCCGGAAAGTCCATCTCCGTTACTGACGACTCCGCCGTAAACTTCTCCCTCGATGGCATTCCGATCACCCACCCTGACATCTACAAAACACCCTCCATCGCCGTCCACGGTGTCGCCGGTGTACTCGACTACTCCGTCTACGGCGATGGCATCCCCCCGCcgcctcctcctcctcctcctgcTCCTTATTCTCCGCCGCCGCACACCTCCGTCATGCAGCCGTTCATGCCGATGGAGGAAACCATAGGAATGATGGGTGGGAAGTCTGGTTCTTGCGGTTCTCCACGTGCGTCTCTATGGTGCACCCTCGTCCACGTGGCAATCTTGGCTCTCGTTATTCAAGAACTCGTCTTTGTTCTGCATTGA
- the LOC130968586 gene encoding phosphoenolpyruvate carboxylase 2-like has protein sequence MLTGLDAGDSIVIAKSFSHMLNLANLAEEVQIAYRRRIKLLKKGDFADENSAITESDIEETFKRLVTELKKSPQEVFDALKKQTVDLVLTAHPTQSVRRSLLQKHGRAGRIP, from the exons ATGCTAACTGGTCTTGATGCTGGGGATTCTATTGTCATTGCCAAATCATTTTCCCACATGCTTAATTTGGCTAACTTGGCAGAAGAAGTTCAAATTGCCTACCGAAGAAGGATTAAGCTATTAAAGAAGGGCGATTTTGCTGATGAGAACTCTGCCATCACTGAATCTGACATTGAAGAAACCTTCAAGAGGCTTGTGACTGAACTGAAAAAGTCCCCACAGGAAGTGTTTGATGCTTTGAAGAAGCAAACTGTAGATTTGGTCCTAACTGCTCATCCCACTCAGTCCGTTCGTCGATCTCTGCTGCAAAAGCATGGAAG GGCTGGAAGGATACCATAG
- the LOC130966241 gene encoding uncharacterized protein LOC130966241, whose translation MANFECDGRQQYAPPCGGGVGLHDEVLATTNKFSGTRDNFKSLIPKQWVHGDVLDLVATMLTMQEKEMGCQTNWYLPAVFSLVLDFLPVNENNRHWYLVVFDLCNHQIILLDSLPIATNKEQKRSSIVKLAKYLEDMLKYDSFYKYNTPFRPRILDFAFVDMLETGEQASGSLTMPLSPYSLGLTASLSATPIAGERPPPTTSQPPPPSSQRSHSTAPTQDLLADRAAQHCSTQPAPSAQQVGTTLASRTHHHPRSLATRKSHLAGQDHPGPLDSLLQNAEKTEENSNAAWRKHRSSHLSSPFLNAQPPSLASPSASVVQPLSRRCHFCSIASALRLYKWQRTGVVFPKRSLDASPIFTPPPTHQASGSMHAGYGMPSGSSKTLDKTMATEIETLSLSSLESMRHVMDLLSDMLQAVNPSDCTAVKDEVIVDLVDRCRTNQKN comes from the exons ATGGCGAACTTTGAGTGCGACGGACGGCAGCAGTATGCCCCTCCTTGTGGCGGTGGTGTAGGCTTACA TGATGAGGTATTGGCGACAACAAACAAATTTAGCGGAACTCGTGACAATTTCAAGTCATTAATTCCCAAGCAGTGGGTACATGGGGAT GTGTTGGATTTGGTTGCTACTATGCTAACCATGCAGGAAAAAGAAATGGGATGTCAAACAAACTGGTATTTGCCAGCTGTATTTTCG TTGGTACTAGATTTTTTACCTGTCAACGAGAACAACAGACATTGGTATTTGGTTGTTTTTGATTTGTGCAATCATCAAATAATTCTGCTAGACTCCCTACCGATTGCTACAAATAAAGAGCAGAAGAGATCGAGTATAGTAAAGCTG GCAAAATATCTGGAAGATATGCTCAAGTATGACTCGTTCTATAAATACAACACTCCGTTCAGGCCAAGGATACTTGATTTTGCATTTGTGGATATGCTAGAAACAGGAGAACAAGCTTCTGGCTC GTTAACCATG CCCCTCTCTCCCTACTCCCTAGGTCTCACAGCCTCGCTCTCTGCAACTCCCATCGCCGGTGAGAGACCTCCTCCCACCACCTCGCAGCCACCGCCACCTTCCTCCCAGCGCAGCCATTCCACTGCTCCGACCCAGGACCTCCTCGCGGACAGAGCAGCCCAGCACTGCAGCACACAACCAGCGCCCAGCGCCCAGCAGGTTGGCACCACGCTTGCAAGTCGCACCCACCACCACCCTCGGTCCCTCGCAACTCGCAAATCGCACCTAGCAGGCCAGGACCACCCAGGACCACTCGATAGCCTATTGCAA AACGCAGAGAAGACAGAAGAGAACTCGAACGCAGCTTGGAGGAAGCACCGAAGCAGCCATCTCTCGTCGCCGTTCCTCAACGCCCAGCCACCGTCGCTGGCCTCGCCTTCTGCCTCCGTCGTGCAGCCACTGTCTCGACGGTGCCACTTCTGTTCCATCGCGTCAGCCCTTCG ACTTTATAAATGGCAGCGAACGGGAGTAGTGTTTCCAAAGCGTTCTTTAGATGCGTCTCCAATATTTACTCCACCTCCTACCCATCAAGCTTCAGGAAGTATGCATGCTGGATATGGGATGCCAAGCGGTTCTTCAAAAACACTTGACAAAACAATGGCAACAGAGATAGAAACTTTGAG TTTGTCAAGCTTGGAATCCATGCGCCATGTTATGGACCTGTTGAGTGACATGCTTCAAGCTGTGAATCCTAGTGACTGTACG